The Candidatus Neomarinimicrobiota bacterium genome has a segment encoding these proteins:
- a CDS encoding TonB-dependent receptor — protein MSSFPSFWLHQGLLKVNITDRQTSRCFSHILVVLLFVVPLLAEEYTLSGRVIDAATGEPVFNANVLVVSVDRGAATNARGRFVIDDLPEGEHTLLVSHIGYVEAREGVRLPYHGDFTIELRETYFQMKEIVVTGTRTERYLKDVPVTTQVIKGEKLRETGAADVSELLDEVTGVSVVQNQFGTGLELLGFGSEHILVMLDGMKMVGRVNGVLDAAQIPISQIERIEIVRGATSALYGSDAMGGVINIMTKKPSNSWTMETDANFGNYGKVNGSFSLGGGRGNWHSRVLLSHLEYSGYDLTPSSIIEDGNSYAKRHGQLRIRRDITEGSRIRLEVNYFDEKQSLIGNEVYEDVTFNDRLALSLKGELDNVVEMQIRTGLEYSTYNHRVDNIVLSSNHLYKSSLTQERLVRGDILFEREFGRHRVNGGYALELESSETDRILNHYRESYLNNLFLQDEISFSPKIVALAGVRLDFHSIYGKHLSPKISVMFKPGMVSRIRLSYGEGFRAPSFKELFWDYANMFVGYHIEGNPLLRPETSRSVNLDIERWSPGRYHGRVSLFHNQIKNLIDFTYQGIREDLGIWATENIDSAWSRGLELDMTYMPLTWLEIRVGYAYLDSWDEATKSPLSFKAKQKGQAAFVFKVSRGVKLNLRTQFSGKKFYWAEDEQTGESEKVFLHDYSLIHAHLSFPIIWGLRGNAGGRNLTDYVDREGGIVPGREWYAGVSYDFQKED, from the coding sequence ATGAGCTCATTTCCAAGTTTCTGGCTACACCAGGGCCTGTTGAAGGTGAACATAACTGACCGTCAAACAAGCCGCTGCTTTTCCCACATATTGGTTGTACTCCTCTTTGTGGTGCCCCTTTTGGCTGAGGAATATACACTCTCAGGTCGTGTAATCGACGCCGCTACAGGAGAGCCTGTGTTCAATGCCAATGTTCTCGTGGTTTCCGTGGATCGGGGCGCGGCGACGAATGCCCGGGGCCGGTTCGTGATCGATGATTTGCCAGAAGGTGAACATACTCTCCTTGTGTCACACATTGGCTATGTTGAGGCGCGGGAGGGCGTCCGGTTGCCTTACCACGGCGACTTTACCATCGAGCTCCGTGAGACCTATTTTCAGATGAAGGAAATCGTCGTCACAGGAACTCGCACGGAAAGGTACCTGAAGGATGTGCCGGTTACCACCCAGGTCATCAAAGGTGAGAAACTCCGGGAAACGGGTGCCGCTGACGTTTCCGAATTATTGGATGAGGTCACGGGTGTCTCAGTGGTCCAGAATCAATTTGGGACGGGTCTTGAGTTGCTCGGTTTCGGCAGCGAGCACATTCTCGTGATGCTCGACGGCATGAAGATGGTGGGCCGTGTAAATGGTGTCCTCGACGCTGCTCAGATTCCCATTTCTCAAATAGAGAGGATTGAAATCGTGAGGGGTGCGACTTCCGCTTTGTACGGAAGTGACGCCATGGGAGGCGTTATCAATATCATGACAAAGAAGCCGAGCAACAGCTGGACTATGGAAACCGATGCGAACTTTGGGAATTACGGCAAGGTGAATGGCAGTTTTTCTTTGGGGGGCGGAAGAGGAAATTGGCATTCACGGGTCCTCCTGAGTCACCTGGAATACAGTGGCTATGATCTGACCCCTTCTTCCATTATTGAGGATGGCAACAGCTATGCAAAGCGTCATGGTCAGCTGCGCATTCGCCGGGACATCACAGAAGGGAGTAGAATCAGACTGGAAGTGAATTACTTTGACGAAAAGCAATCGCTCATTGGTAACGAAGTGTATGAGGATGTTACCTTCAACGACCGTCTGGCCCTGAGCCTGAAGGGTGAACTTGACAATGTTGTGGAGATGCAAATAAGAACCGGACTCGAGTACTCAACGTACAACCATCGGGTGGACAATATCGTCCTGAGCTCTAACCATTTGTACAAAAGTTCCCTGACTCAGGAGCGGCTCGTAAGGGGCGACATACTTTTCGAGAGGGAATTTGGCAGACACCGAGTGAACGGGGGGTATGCCCTTGAGTTGGAATCTTCTGAGACTGACCGTATTCTCAACCACTACCGTGAGTCCTACCTGAATAACCTCTTTTTGCAGGATGAGATCTCCTTCTCGCCAAAGATCGTTGCCCTGGCAGGGGTGAGACTGGATTTTCATTCCATTTATGGAAAGCACCTTTCGCCCAAAATTTCTGTTATGTTCAAGCCGGGGATGGTCTCCCGAATCAGACTGTCCTACGGTGAAGGATTCCGGGCGCCTTCATTCAAGGAACTGTTCTGGGATTATGCGAACATGTTTGTGGGCTATCATATTGAGGGCAATCCTTTGCTTCGCCCGGAAACTTCCCGCAGCGTGAATCTGGATATTGAACGGTGGAGTCCGGGAAGATACCACGGAAGGGTGTCTCTGTTCCATAATCAGATCAAAAATCTCATCGATTTCACCTATCAAGGAATTCGGGAGGACCTTGGTATCTGGGCAACGGAGAACATAGACTCCGCCTGGAGCAGGGGACTGGAACTGGACATGACCTATATGCCTCTCACCTGGTTGGAGATCAGAGTGGGATATGCGTATCTCGACTCCTGGGACGAGGCGACCAAAAGCCCCTTGAGTTTCAAGGCCAAACAAAAAGGCCAGGCAGCTTTCGTGTTCAAAGTGAGTCGCGGCGTCAAGCTGAATCTGAGAACCCAGTTCAGCGGAAAGAAGTTCTATTGGGCGGAGGATGAGCAAACGGGTGAATCTGAGAAAGTGTTCCTCCACGATTACAGCCTGATCCACGCTCACCTGAGTTTCCCAATTATCTGGGGTCTTCGTGGCAATGCGGGGGGCCGCAACCTCACGGATTATGTTGACAGGGAAGGGGGAATCGTCCCGGGCCGGGAGTGGTACGCAGGCGTTTCCTATGACTTTCAGAAGGAAGATTAG
- a CDS encoding ferritin: MLSENVEKILNKQIADEAYSSRLYLAMAVWCDHSSLSGAAHFFYHQSDEERGHMKRIIQYVNRVGGRVVISDTKGPPVEYKSLKDVIEEAYEHEKSMTVAIVKLVDTSLEKKDYATFDFLQWFVTEQVEEEAMLKSLLDRFNLVGTDAHGTFIMDKEMGSREA; the protein is encoded by the coding sequence ATGTTATCGGAAAACGTTGAAAAAATCCTGAATAAACAGATCGCAGACGAAGCATACTCTTCCCGGCTGTATCTGGCCATGGCCGTTTGGTGCGATCATTCGTCTCTAAGCGGTGCCGCGCACTTTTTTTACCATCAGTCAGACGAGGAGCGAGGGCACATGAAGAGAATCATCCAATATGTGAACAGGGTCGGTGGCAGGGTTGTCATCTCAGATACGAAGGGGCCCCCGGTCGAATACAAATCCCTGAAGGATGTAATTGAAGAAGCTTATGAACACGAGAAATCGATGACGGTCGCCATCGTCAAACTCGTGGACACCTCTCTTGAGAAAAAGGACTATGCCACGTTCGATTTTCTCCAATGGTTTGTAACGGAACAGGTTGAGGAAGAAGCGATGCTCAAATCGCTCCTTGACAGGTTCAACCTCGTGGGCACGGATGCCCACGGGACCTTCATTATGGATAAGGAGATGGGGAGTCGCGAGGCGTAG
- a CDS encoding HmuY family protein, translated as MKRLTLLCVGTWLLMGCEEKSMNDDSQEPEHFTFTSVNVKTEGTQYFNFSTNEGTTTEPESWDIAFGVVPVTVEIAPCQYMTISDPVIMTGEEITMAVVDTADLEDVMDPPSSVSFFGDSDAVALIGKNWLAADFSIYQDTYALRTCAGDYAALQFQDYTYTSAPLHQLVDITWTYKYDSDGSSDLSDANIDTFVASGSYDEPTYFAFGSEEVSDGESWDIKVDGYEIWLGNGVAVQKLSDTSLGEITEASSGDYSTDALPFYVTSGWYDYGEGHVLAPKDLVYIVNTADGKYPSLKIFSYYDDQGESGTFTMEWKYLAE; from the coding sequence ATGAAACGATTGACGTTGCTATGTGTCGGTACATGGCTCTTGATGGGATGCGAGGAAAAATCGATGAATGATGATTCTCAAGAACCTGAACATTTCACGTTTACATCGGTCAATGTGAAGACCGAGGGCACCCAGTATTTTAACTTCTCAACGAATGAGGGCACCACCACAGAGCCTGAGTCATGGGATATCGCTTTCGGGGTAGTCCCGGTAACTGTCGAAATTGCACCGTGTCAATACATGACTATCTCCGATCCGGTGATTATGACGGGCGAGGAGATTACCATGGCCGTTGTGGACACCGCAGACCTGGAAGATGTAATGGACCCGCCTTCCTCGGTCTCATTTTTCGGCGATTCAGATGCGGTGGCCCTAATTGGTAAGAACTGGCTGGCGGCCGATTTTTCAATCTACCAGGACACCTATGCATTACGGACATGCGCGGGGGACTATGCGGCATTACAGTTTCAAGATTATACATACACCAGTGCACCTCTTCACCAATTGGTAGATATCACATGGACGTACAAATATGACTCGGACGGTTCCAGTGACCTCAGCGACGCGAACATCGACACCTTCGTGGCCTCCGGATCGTATGACGAACCCACATATTTCGCGTTCGGTTCGGAAGAAGTATCTGACGGAGAAAGCTGGGACATTAAGGTGGACGGTTACGAGATCTGGTTGGGCAACGGCGTTGCTGTGCAAAAACTATCGGACACTTCGCTGGGCGAAATAACTGAGGCCTCATCGGGTGACTATTCCACGGACGCTTTGCCCTTTTACGTAACGTCAGGCTGGTATGACTACGGAGAGGGACACGTCCTCGCGCCAAAGGACCTCGTTTACATCGTGAACACTGCCGACGGGAAATATCCCTCCCTAAAAATCTTTAGCTACTATGATGACCAGGGGGAATCGGGTACCTTCACCATGGAGTGGAAATATCTGGCGGAGTGA
- a CDS encoding TetR/AcrR family transcriptional regulator → MLSSRQKEEREARKQRILDGALRVFQREGLEGATMGEIAHQAGFGKATLYYYFASKEEVFCAIMEKGWEPLWEGIESVIHNDAGPRETFIEIIEKIVEITLKERNLYRFLFSAPKAVTNLPESHQPWKKYQNRIYGVLTGLLEDGMAKGEFPKVDPQLLLRAVGGLFHGLMFLGNGQEKFRKKDIDELISKFLATPGPVEGEHN, encoded by the coding sequence TTGTTATCCAGCAGGCAAAAAGAGGAAAGGGAAGCACGAAAACAGCGCATTCTTGATGGTGCCCTCCGGGTATTCCAGAGAGAAGGGCTTGAAGGTGCCACCATGGGGGAAATAGCCCATCAGGCCGGATTTGGAAAAGCAACCCTTTACTACTATTTCGCCTCAAAAGAGGAAGTCTTTTGTGCAATTATGGAAAAGGGGTGGGAACCCCTTTGGGAGGGAATCGAAAGCGTAATTCATAACGATGCAGGACCCAGAGAAACGTTTATCGAAATCATAGAGAAAATCGTGGAGATTACCCTGAAGGAGAGAAACCTGTACCGCTTTCTCTTTTCGGCCCCCAAAGCTGTCACGAATCTCCCGGAAAGTCATCAACCTTGGAAGAAATATCAAAACCGTATTTACGGGGTCTTGACTGGACTGCTGGAGGATGGAATGGCAAAGGGAGAATTCCCCAAGGTGGATCCTCAGCTGCTTCTCCGGGCAGTCGGTGGCCTGTTTCACGGACTCATGTTTCTGGGAAACGGTCAAGAAAAGTTTCGGAAGAAGGACATCGATGAGCTCATTTCCAAGTTTCTGGCTACACCAGGGCCTGTTGAAGGTGAACATAACTGA